The genomic interval AAAACATCATAAAAATCTTTAACATCATGCCCATTGTTCCTCTCTTCACTCAATTCCTTATTTGCCGTTTTTACTATCATCCAGTATTCTTTTGAGCAATTCGTTATGTATAACTTTGTAAGATTATAAAAATTATACAATGATGTAATTCTAATCATAGGTGTCTTAAAATCATCATCAACTTCATCTGGAATTGCTGAAAAAGCTGCACCAAAATTATCCATACAACCTAATGCATATTTAAGAATCTTTTCATAATCACTAAAATTTATTATTATCTCTGAGTTAATTATTGTAGTGCATAAATTATCAAATACACCATCGACTTCATTCAACTTGAGAGATTCGTTAATTATAACTTGTATTTGATCGTATCTCAGATTTGATAAACATTTATTGAAACAGATACTATAAAATAAATGACCAATTAATTCTTTATTATCTTTATTTGAAAGTAATTCTATAAACGAATTCAAAATTATCATACTATCTTCATCTGTAATAATTTGCTGCTTTAAATCAAATTTTTCATAGAGGGTTAGCTTCTGTAATAATGATGTATAATATATGTAAGACTCATTATAGGGCACCTCTAAATACTACTCAAAAATAAGGTTTATAATGAGCCCAGGAAACGAGACAGCTTCTGGGGGTGCCTTTAAGGTGTAACTCTCGCCTTCCAGGGAGCAGAGAGGTATAGTAGTACCATGAGGAAGAGCTACAACACCGCATTCAAATCGAAAGTGGCACTTGAGGCTATCAAGGAGCAGGAGACCATACAGCAGATTGCACTTAAATACGATGTGCATCCGAACCAGGTATCGCAGTGGAAAAAGCAGCTGCCGGACAATCTTCCTGCGACTTTCGAGCGTCCTAATAAGAAGCGAGAAGAGGAGCGCAGGCTTGAGCAGGAGCGCGACCAACTGCTGCGAACTGTTGGAGAACTGACAGTTGTGAACGAATTCCTCAAAAAAAAACACCGCGAGTATTACGGGAAAGATCCGGAATGATTGATCCGAACCATCCCGAGCTGAGCATAGCGCAGCAGTGTCGTACTCTTGAGGTCACTCGGAGCTCCTACTACCGCAAAGGCCGAGATATGCGAACAGAGACGGATCTGGAGGATCTCACAGTCATTCTGGAGTATCACAAGAAGGTCCCCTTTTACGGCTATCGCAAAGTATCACGAGTGCTGTTACCCGAGCATCCTCACCTGACCAGAAAACGAGTCAGGCGGCTGATGAAGCGTTTTGGACTGCGGGCATTATATCCTGGGCCAAATCTGAGCAAGGCACGCAACGATCACAAGAAATATCCGTATTTGTTGCGCGGTAAGCAAATACGGCATCCCAATCAGGTTTGGGCCAGTGATATCACCTATATTGGTCTTCCGCAGGGGCACGTCTATCTGGTGGCTATAGTGGATCTGTACTCTCGTAAGGTCTTGAGCTGGCGGCTTTCGAATAGCATGGATCCGTCATTCTGTGTTGCCGCGCTGCAGGAGGCGATCGAGACCTATGGGGTCCCGGCGATCTTTAACACGGATCAGGGTAGCCAGTTCACAAGCAGGGCCTACCTGTCGGTGTTGGAAGAACACCAGGTGGAGATCAGCATGGACGGGGTTGGCCGCGCACTGGACAATGTGTATGTCGAACGACTGTGGCGCTCATTGAAATATGAGGATATCTACCTGCGGTCATATGAGAGCATGGTGGAATTACATCATGGGATTGAACACTACTTCACGTTCTACAACACCGAACGGCTACACCAGTCGCTGGAGTACAGGACACCGGAAGAGATGCATCAATCATTCGCTACGGAGAACCCGCTGCCGTTGGCAGCGTAGAATAAAACAGGAGGGAGGAGTACACCTTAAACTTCCTATAAAACTGTCTTGACAATTGGGCGCAGTTCAGTTTTGGGGTGCCTATTTTGAATTTCTATCAGCACTACATGGCTGATTGCCAACTAAAATACTATTTACTTTTTGCCTTTCACATTTTTGAGGCAGGTTTTTTCCGCTTATCTTCATTTTTTATATCCTTTGCAGCTGTATGTACCGGTTCATATTGTAGGTCAGATTCATGAGTCCGATTATCGCCTCAGCTCTTTGCTTACCTATGGACCGTAACGTTGAACCATTCATGCTGTTATGTATAAAGCCGAATATATGTTCTACTCGAGCTCTCACTTTGGACTTCTTCCGATTTTTCTCTTTTTGTTTTTCCGTAAGTGGATTATTTCTATATCCCTTTTCGTGTATTCTGTTTCGTATGTTCCTGGTATCTAAGATCTCTTTTATTGGGCCACCGGCATAAGCAGAGTCCCCATACACTTCATGGTGGGAATCATCTTTTTCTAAAAGATCTTCTAAGATTTGGGAATCATGCACAGAGGCATCGCTTACTCCATAGGTTTTTATGAGCTTGGATTTCTTACATGCTTTCACATGGTTCTTGTACCCGAAATGCCGTTTTCCGCCCTTGCTGGTCCATTTGGCGTCGGTGTCCTTCTGTCTTTTCTTCGATTCATTCCAACTCTCAGGAGTTTTTCTGTTTTTGATCTCTTTGTTTTCTTCTCTACTGTTCCGTTGCTTTGGCGCCTCAACAAAGCTGGCATCGACGATATTTCCACTTTGAGCAATGACCCCTTTCACCATAAGAAACGATCGAAACTTTTCGAATAGAATTTCAATTTTCCCTTTCTTTGTAAGGGTCTCGCGAAAATGCCAGATGGTCTTCTCATCCGGTACGGTGTCATTTATCTGCAAGCCCAGAAATCTCATAAAAGAAAGCCTGTCTAAAATGTGAAACTGCATCTGAGCGTCGGAGAGATTGTACAATCTTTGAAGCACCAGGATTTTGAACATCATCACATAATCAAATGGAGGTCTTCCTCCAGGTCCTTTTGCTTCTTTACGAAAGGCTTTCTTAAGGATCGGACGAAACATTTCCCAATTGATGTATTCATCCAGCTTTCGAAGCGGATCTCCCTGTTTGCTGATTTTCTCCAGACGGAAATCTTCATCAAAAAAGCCTTTTTGTTGTGCCACCTCTCATCCTCCTTATGGGAGAATATCACAATTATTTTTTTTGGGAAATTCCTCTAGTTTTTAGAGGTGCCCATAAGTCTAAAATATTTTGATCAAATAATAATGCCAAAAGATGTTGTATATTTTGATAATTTTTCGCCATAAAAATTATCAAGTCGTTTGACATACTACGAATATTGATTGTTTTTGATTCGACACTTAGTAATGTAGAAAATATTGTATGATTCAATTCAGGAGAAATTTTGTCCCCTTCTATCTGTATAAGTTTTTCTGAATTCTTTTCGATACTCCATTCAACTAAATCTTTAAACAATGAATATGATGAATTCTGTAAACAAAGTATATTTAATAGGTACCCAAAAGTATTCGTTAAGAAAGGAATAATACTATTACCAATCGCAACCATTCTTTTGATTTGTTCAGAAGTGCAAGATGACAACCTTTTTGCAGCAAGATATTCTTGAATGCTTTTATGAGAAAATGAAAGATTTAGAAGATCTATGTCTTTATCTAAACCTTCAAGAGCTTCCATTTCATTCTTTGTAATCTCAAGCTTTTGATTGAGAGTTAGAAATAAAGCGATTTTGCTTAAAACGTCTTTATTAATATCACTATTTCGAAATATTCTCTGAATCTCAACATCAACAACATAATCCATCAAAGTAACTAAATTACCAGCAAAATCTTTATTAATAATATAAAAATCAATTAATTTTACAGCATAAAAGATATTATGATAACTATCCATAAAAAAGGCATTATTTAAAAAATCATCTGAGTTTTCTATACCAAAGTGTTCAAATAAAATATCCAAATCATTCAAATTTAAAGCCGTAATGAATGCGATATTGATATCAGTATCTAATATATCGAAGTCAGATACATTATATTGATCTTTCCTTACTGTAATAACAAATCTTCTATATGTATCAGGCTTAATAAGACATTGATTTAGTTCTTTTAATAGATCTTGGCGTATTTCTTCTGAAATCTCATCATATCCGTCAATTAAAAGAATGTAGTCTTTTATTCCTTCAGCTACTTCAAGTGGAATTACTTCTTTCAGATGGGATCTCAATGTACCTGGTATGTAGTTTTTTAATTGAATAAAAATGGGAATTGGGAGCACCTCAGTATCAAGAATTTCTATATATAATTGTTGAAGATAAGATGTTTTACCAAACCCAGCCGGGGCTTCAATAATTGAAAGTTTTTTTCTTAAAATATAGTTGAGCGATGATTCTATTCTCTGATCCTCATCACTTGCATTATATAACTGTAATTTTCGTGGTAAAAAATTCCTTATATATTGTTCCGAATTAATAAATTGGTGCTTATCTCGAAGTTTGGCTTTATCAAATTCACGTGCTATAATTGGTAATCCGATATATTGACCTAAACTTGGATTTCTCTCTATAAAACTAATAAGATCTTGTTTATCATATAAATTAAAAGTTAGATCAGAATAATTTCTGTAATATTCTTCCTTCTTTCGTTGTGGTATTGTTTGATTTGTAAAGAATACCATTTGATCATATCTTTCTTTATTCCAGCTAGTAATTTCTGAATTTATTTTTCTATTCAATTTCTGATCTATTGAGAAAGCATATTTTATTTTCTTATCATCTTCTGCTTTTCCCCATCCATCAAGCGCACCATCCCCTCCTGCAGCAAGGCCTGACGAACCAAGAAAATTTTTATCTAATATTTGGATGATCAAGTTTTTGCATAGAACTTCAAATTTCCCGTCACCACCATTCTGTTTATTTAATTCATTTAATGCAATTGCTATAAATAATTTTAGATCCATTTTACTTTTTTTACCCAATATTTAGAAATCTTGAAGTCATACAATCCATTCCTCATCGTATTTGCCCGGCATGGATGCCGGGCTTCTTGGGGCGCGGGGATTTTAAGATCGCTCGCTCATATATTGTATCATATTTTGAAAAGCATTGGTGCGGTAGTCGGGTAAGAAGAAGCCCTCACGAGCTCCCTCTCCCCTAAGAACCGTACGTGATAGTTTCCCATCATACGGCTCAAGCAATCTTAACCCTTTTAGCAGGGCAGCTGCAGAGAACCCCTTGTAGACTCGCACATTAAATTAAACAAACCTGTGTAGAAAATCTCAAGAACAGTTACACAATCTCGCAAATGATTTAGGGAGGGATTCCATGTGTCCGACATAAAAAAAGAGCAATGGTTAAGAAGTTGACGCTTCCCATTGCTCTTAAAACTCTCCCCGAGGGGAAAAAATCGTTACTTATTTGTCGGATAGAATTAGAAAAAGTTCAAGAGCTTGGGAAGAAATTTCGATGGAAAAATCCCGGAAGGTGTCTTGTCTGTGGAAGTACCCGCCTGTGGGGCCATGGATTTGTCCTGAGGTATTTCTTTGGATTTGCTTCAGGAGTGTGGATAAAACGATGGCGGTGCCCGGAATGCGGGTCCGTTCATACCGTGCGACCTGAAAGCTTTCTTCCCGGGATGCAGTATCCGAAATCTACCCAGCGATCAAGTCTTGAATCGAAACTTGCCGGGAAATCTTTTCTTAAGACAGTCTCCCGCCAGATTCAGCAGCACTGGTGGCGAACATTTCGTCATCTCTGTCGGGAATCGGGAAACTGGACTGACCTTCGCAAGTTCCTGACCGAGCACCTTCACCCGGGTCAGTTGCCGGTGACAAAGCGACGAATCTACCGTGCAAGCTGGCCGACAGCAGTATCTCCCTACCTGCCTTTTGCACTGACAGTCAGACCGCCCCCATTTAGTCTTGAGTGAACGAAATTACTTCACTCAAAGGAGAAAAAATGGACCGGGAAAAGCAGGAGAAAATCGCCGTATTTCGTTTTGGCGTCATCTTTCCGCTTGTGGAGAAGGACCTTCACGAATACTGGGGAGAAAAGGAGCGCATTCTTAAGGAACTGGTCAGCAAAGAATGGGAGATCCCGTACTCAAAGCGGACCTACATCAGCAAGGCCACTCTGTTGAACTGGGTAAAGCGCTATGAAGACGGCGGGCGTAAGATCGAAGCATTGTTCCCCGAAAGCCGCGGCGATCGGGGTAGGATGAGGAGCATCTCCGATGAGCAGATTGATGCGCTTATGAGACTTCGAAGTGAGAACCCAAAACTTTCTACGCCTCGGCTTGTAGAAAAGGCTCAGGGCTCAGGGGTGTTTCCGCCGGGCGCCGAGGTCTCCATGGCCAGTATCTACCGGCTTTTGAAGATCCGCAAAGCAAAGCGACAGAAGAGTGAGCAGGATATGCGGAAGTTCGAGGTGCAGATGTCCAACGATCTGTGGCAGTCGGACTGCATGCATGGCCCGCAGATCATTATCAATGGGAAAAAGCGCAAGACCTATCTGTTTGCCATCATCGACGACCACAGCCGACTGATTACCCATGGTCAGTTTTACCCGGCTGAGAACCTGGAGAATTACCTGGACTGCCTGTGGACAGCAATGCGCAAACGAGGGCTGCCAAGAAAGCTGTATGTGGACAATGGAGCCTCCTTCAGGGCCCACCGGCTACAGCTGGGCTGTGCAGCTCTTGAAGTTGGCTTAAAGTACGCCAGGCCGTATCGTCCCCAGGGGAAGGGAAAAATTGAGCGTTTTTTCCGTACCGTCAGGATGCAGTTCCTGCCAGAGCTGAATGAGAACCTGGACCTTGAGAAGATCAACGAATTGTTTGCCCGGTATATAGAACACCAGTACCACCAGAGGATACACGGAACGACCGGTCAGAAACCGATAGACCGATACCTGGCAGATGTGAAGGCGCTCAGGAAAGCACCGGATGACCTTCCTGAGTATTTCCGGAAGCAGGAGATCCGAAAAGTGAACAAAGACCGCACCGTGCAGTTGTCCGGACGACTCTATGAGGCTCCGGCCGGGCTTGTGGGGATGAAAGTCGTCCTGCGGTACGAGAATACCGACCGAATTGAAGTGTTCGTTGATGAGAAGTCACGGGGATTCCTGAAAGACCTCAATCAGGAAGTAAACAGTCGCATTAAACGCGATCGCCCAGATCCAAGCGGCCCGACTATAACCGGCGGACAGCTGTTTGAACGAACGGCGGGAGGACGATGATGGATTCCATACGACATCACTTTGGATTGAAGAAGGATCCTTTCCCGCAGAGTATGGCCGTGAAGGATCTGTATCCGCTGCCTGCACTTACTCCCCTGGAACAGCGGGTGTTCTTTGCTGTGGGCCAAAAGGCGATAGCAGTAATCACCGGTGATGTAGGCTCCGGGAAATCTACCTCTCTGCGCTATGTGGCCAGCAAGTTCCACCAGAGCGAATATGAGCTGATTTCCATCGTCGGCGGCAACTACTCGCCGATGGAGTTGTACCGGCAGATTCTCTTAAACTTTGGCGTGAGCTATATGTCATATCAGGTGTCGGTGATGATCGCAAGAATCCGGGAGATCATTCTGGAAATCGCATCCAGAAAAGTCACACCGGTGCTTATCATTGATGAGGCTCACTTGCTCAAGCGTGCCGTGTTTACCCAGCTGCATACCCTGGCTCAGTTCGAATTTGATTCCCGTCCGGTCATGCCCATGATTCTCTGCGGTCAGGATCTTTTGCTTGAACACCTTATGGCGAATGCGGTACGCCCTCTTGCATCCCGGGTCCTGGGACGCACCCACCTGGAAGCGATCAAGATGGAAGTTATGGAAGAATACCTGAATCACCATATCCGCCTTTCAGGGAGCACCAGCAAGATATTCAGTCAGGAAGCGATCTTTGCCATCCACCAGGGATCCGGTGGCTTATTGCGTAGAGCCAATTCTTTGGCGAAAACCGCGCTTATGGCCAGTGCGCTGGAAGGGGGCCATACTATCTCGGCGGAACATGTCCGTCTCGCTGCAACAGAGATTCTGTAAGCCTGTTCACCCTGCGGCAAAGCCGCAGGGTGAACGTTCATTCAATGTGCGTGAGAAATTGTCTAACTGTTCGTGCGAGGGTTTATTTAGTTTAATTTGAGATTCGACACCCCTTCCCCGATTGGTAAAGTATTTCATGTCTTCGGGGAGAAAGCAATTCTTTACAGCTTTTGCTATCCGGGATTGGAGTTTATTGACCTGCTTCATAATTCTTGTCCAGTTGAGATAATCCCAAAGAGTAAAATCATGTTTGTGGTTTACGGTGGCCTCCTCTCTGTGAAGAGAAGCCTTTGACCCTGCCGTATTCATAAAGTACCTGTCCCTTCAAGCAATAGATCACCTATCGGAAGTCTGCATCCTTTCGGATCAGGATAAAATCCCTATCCTCTGCATTACACAAAGGCATTCGCTTTTTCCGATTTCCTTTACCTGCCGGTGCATAGACCTTTCTTACGAAAATCATGCTCTTAAAAGAGAACCTGACAGGCTTACCTGGTTCTGTTAAACAACCAATTCGTACTGGGTTAGGGCCGATCTTTACTCCGGAAATCACTCTGTTCATCTGTGGAACTGCATGCAAAGACATTTCCACCCGATTTCTTTGCCGTTTTGGCTGAAGCGTATTAGCCTGTTTCGCTCCTCACGTTTTACGAAGCTTACAATCATTCACATATGTTACCCATACCAATACATTTACCCTGGCAATCATCCGATTTTAGGCTATCAGAATATTTGCTTTTGTCCTTTCAGCTTAATACCCCACCGTTGCCAGTGACGCATTTGAAAGTAGGGTTACTCCAGATGAATGGAGTAGTCCAAAAGTCGATATATAATAATATGCCGACTTAGACAGCTTGCTTAACAGCTTCTTGTGACCTGAGTGGTTTATCAGGACACGTCCAGTCGCACTTGCCTATCGGGCGGCGGTTAAGCGCAGTTACCGAAGCAGAAGCTTGCTTCGGCGAAGGTAATTGAGCTTAACCGCAGATAGGCGAAGTGCCGCAGGCACGCAGCCTCTCTGCGGTGGAACCGCTGTTAAGCGTAGAAATTAGTGATTTCTTCTAAGTTCACCACCCTTTCCGAAGAATCTGGCAGCGGGTAACGACACGTGAACTTTTCTTTATAAAAGAGCGAGTTTAACGCATTGCGCATAAAAGCCGGCCTCAGCTCGATGTGTTCAAACTTTCCACGATGACACCTTATACAAAAAGTGCGTCGGTGAACTCCGGCTAATTTCGTCGCTTAACGTTCCGAGAATATACGAAGTTGTTTCGCCCCCTTGCGGGGTTGATAAATCTCGGAAAAAGTATACCTACTTTTTTTGAGATTTGTCAAAGAAACAATTTGGGTCGGAGCGAAGCGGAGCCGTATATTCTCTGTTATATTTAGTGCCCTTTTTTGAGTTGTGGGATGAATAAATTGCCATGGAGGGCAATTTATTCAATCTTTTCTGCATCAAATAATTGCAGATACTGCTCTATTTTTCCATATTTTGTGTGTTCATAATAAATTTCAAGCCCTCTATAATTACAATCCTGAAATCTTCTATGTGAAAGATCCGGCGAAACCCCTCTATAAGCTGAAACAGTGTTTTCGATTACATCACAGCGATAAGGATCTGTAAGCTTAAAAATATTGGAGAGATAAGTACAGATTTCACTTGCATCACTTTCAACAGGAAATACATAATTTATACAGTAAAATGGATCAATGTTTTTAGTATCTAAGTCAGTCGAAAAATATGCGATGCCTTTTAAGTCATGATTGGTTCTGATCCATTGCAATAGAAATTGTGGAATTATATATTCTGGTTTATAGAAATCGCTTTTGTCAGAACCCTTAAGAGAGCATACAAATAATAATGGCCATAGAATAATTGCATCAATTAAAAATTGTGGCTCAATCCTTTCAATGTACATTTGATTATCACCACGGAATTCATGCATTTTGTCTCTATAAAATAGTCTTTTAGGATCAATCATCGTGAAGTTCAGAATATTAACAATTGCTAAATCATCTAAGACATAGCGACTTACATGTAAATCTTGGATATTCGGTTTATTCATTTCAGCCCAACAAGTATATACTGAACTGCTTAAATATAAACATGGTAAACCTGGTACACTATATCTTTGGGAATTTATCTTTCGTCTTAAGCTAATAGGAGTATGAAAGATTTCCTTTTTGTTACTTAAAATGGAACTTGAAAGTCTCATCCTATAAAAATCTTTATTCAAGAAATCATCGGGCTTTTTTCCATTAACTATTATTGCATTTAGACTATGGTTTAAGCCATGCATCATTTTATCAAATAAGTCATATGATTTAAAAACATGTCCATTTTCATATTCTCTGAGAATTTTATTTAATTCCCTACAACAATTTTTAATCTTATTCTTTTTATCTGCAAGTTCAGGAATATCATTAATTAAGTTTAGAAAATTTGAAAACTCATTTGAAACATGGACTTTAATATTTTTAGAAGAGTATACTATGTTTTGAAAGTATTCTTTCAATTTTTCAATATCCATAATTACTCCTAATTAATACGAAATATTTGAGCCCATGGATGGGCGAATTTTTAAAAAGAAGCCAAAAAAAGGGCATTGAATATAACTATCCTTATCCGCAATGCGTAATTCATGAATGATTATACCTCTACTTTCCACAAACACTCATTAACATCCTTAAAGGCATTCACCGATCTGCTCTCTCATTCCCTTTCCAGTTGTCACACCTGCATGATCAGGCCTTGTAACCCCATCCAGCCGGCAAGTCAACTCTCCATATCGCAAAGCAGTCATCCCAAAAACGCAGTTCAAGCAGATATGAACGTTTTCTATCGTATTGGGCGTTCCTGGCTTTGGATCAATCAGCCTGTCATAGATCGTCAAGGATGATTTCCTTCTCATGCCTATAGTGTCCTCTCATGAGACCCGGGGAGGGCCTATCAGTT from Marispirochaeta sp. carries:
- a CDS encoding transposase, with product MRKSYNTAFKSKVALEAIKEQETIQQIALKYDVHPNQVSQWKKQLPDNLPATFERPNKKREEERRLEQERDQLLRTVGELTVVNEFLKKKHREYYGKDPE
- a CDS encoding IS3 family transposase; translated protein: MIDPNHPELSIAQQCRTLEVTRSSYYRKGRDMRTETDLEDLTVILEYHKKVPFYGYRKVSRVLLPEHPHLTRKRVRRLMKRFGLRALYPGPNLSKARNDHKKYPYLLRGKQIRHPNQVWASDITYIGLPQGHVYLVAIVDLYSRKVLSWRLSNSMDPSFCVAALQEAIETYGVPAIFNTDQGSQFTSRAYLSVLEEHQVEISMDGVGRALDNVYVERLWRSLKYEDIYLRSYESMVELHHGIEHYFTFYNTERLHQSLEYRTPEEMHQSFATENPLPLAA
- a CDS encoding DDE-type integrase/transposase/recombinase; protein product: MDREKQEKIAVFRFGVIFPLVEKDLHEYWGEKERILKELVSKEWEIPYSKRTYISKATLLNWVKRYEDGGRKIEALFPESRGDRGRMRSISDEQIDALMRLRSENPKLSTPRLVEKAQGSGVFPPGAEVSMASIYRLLKIRKAKRQKSEQDMRKFEVQMSNDLWQSDCMHGPQIIINGKKRKTYLFAIIDDHSRLITHGQFYPAENLENYLDCLWTAMRKRGLPRKLYVDNGASFRAHRLQLGCAALEVGLKYARPYRPQGKGKIERFFRTVRMQFLPELNENLDLEKINELFARYIEHQYHQRIHGTTGQKPIDRYLADVKALRKAPDDLPEYFRKQEIRKVNKDRTVQLSGRLYEAPAGLVGMKVVLRYENTDRIEVFVDEKSRGFLKDLNQEVNSRIKRDRPDPSGPTITGGQLFERTAGGR
- a CDS encoding IS5 family transposase, yielding MAQQKGFFDEDFRLEKISKQGDPLRKLDEYINWEMFRPILKKAFRKEAKGPGGRPPFDYVMMFKILVLQRLYNLSDAQMQFHILDRLSFMRFLGLQINDTVPDEKTIWHFRETLTKKGKIEILFEKFRSFLMVKGVIAQSGNIVDASFVEAPKQRNSREENKEIKNRKTPESWNESKKRQKDTDAKWTSKGGKRHFGYKNHVKACKKSKLIKTYGVSDASVHDSQILEDLLEKDDSHHEVYGDSAYAGGPIKEILDTRNIRNRIHEKGYRNNPLTEKQKEKNRKKSKVRARVEHIFGFIHNSMNGSTLRSIGKQRAEAIIGLMNLTYNMNRYIQLQRI
- a CDS encoding AAA family ATPase, whose amino-acid sequence is MMDSIRHHFGLKKDPFPQSMAVKDLYPLPALTPLEQRVFFAVGQKAIAVITGDVGSGKSTSLRYVASKFHQSEYELISIVGGNYSPMELYRQILLNFGVSYMSYQVSVMIARIREIILEIASRKVTPVLIIDEAHLLKRAVFTQLHTLAQFEFDSRPVMPMILCGQDLLLEHLMANAVRPLASRVLGRTHLEAIKMEVMEEYLNHHIRLSGSTSKIFSQEAIFAIHQGSGGLLRRANSLAKTALMASALEGGHTISAEHVRLAATEIL